Proteins encoded by one window of Agelaius phoeniceus isolate bAgePho1 chromosome 3, bAgePho1.hap1, whole genome shotgun sequence:
- the ID2 gene encoding DNA-binding protein inhibitor ID-2 gives MKAFSPVRSVRKSGLSEHNLGISRSKTPVDDPMSLLYNMNDCYSKLKELVPSIPQNKKVSKMEILQHVIDYILDLQIALDSHPSIVSLHHQRPGQNPSSRTPLTTLNTDISILSLQASEFPSELMSSDSKALCG, from the exons atgAAAGCCTTCAGCCCGGTGCGGTCCGTCAGGAAAAGCGGCCTCTCGGAGCACAACCTGGGCATCTCCCGGAGCAAGACCCCCGTGGATGACCCCATGAGCCTGCTGTACAATATGAACGACTGCTACTCCAAGCTGAAGGAGCTGGTGCCCAGCATCCCGCAGAACAAGAAAGTGAGCAAGATGGAAATCTTGCAGCACGTCATCGACTACATCCTGGACCTGCAGATCGCCTTGGACTCGCACCCCAGCATCGTCAGCCTGCACCACCAGAGACCCGGGCAGAACCCTTCCTCCAGAACTCCTCTGACCACGCTCAACACAGACATCAGCATCCTCTCGCTACAG GCGTCCGAGTTCCCCTCAGAGCTCATGTCAAGCGACAGCAAAGCACTTTGTGGCTGA